The following coding sequences lie in one Sulfuricella sp. genomic window:
- a CDS encoding cytochrome c3 family protein, whose protein sequence is MHISFLNIRSKTLSFLLLVGLIILPLTTFATIVGSRHDLSAGMGAAYDHGLVFNDYGQVCVYCHTPHDSNKDNGGKLLWNKPFSTATYTLYSSPTAKLTTSQPTGATSSSALCLSCHDGTIAVDTLVNMPNQPFTPSTIHARMSTDASADSCGQCHSAGASPTIRAVRAAFLGTDLSNEHPVNMAYDDTINTGLNPVGNVTAAGLKLYNGKVECATCHDPHNANIGVFLRMTNAQSALCTTCHLK, encoded by the coding sequence ATGCATATTTCATTTTTAAATATTCGTTCTAAAACGTTATCCTTCCTGCTGCTTGTCGGGTTAATCATACTTCCGTTGACAACATTTGCGACTATCGTTGGCTCCCGGCATGATTTAAGTGCTGGAATGGGCGCAGCCTATGATCACGGCCTGGTTTTTAATGACTATGGTCAGGTCTGCGTTTATTGCCACACGCCCCATGATTCCAATAAAGACAATGGAGGTAAGTTGCTCTGGAACAAGCCTTTCTCAACTGCCACCTATACCCTGTACAGCTCACCTACTGCAAAGCTGACGACTTCACAGCCCACTGGGGCTACGAGTTCTTCTGCGCTATGCTTGTCCTGCCACGACGGTACAATCGCCGTGGATACCCTGGTGAACATGCCCAATCAGCCTTTCACTCCAAGCACGATTCATGCTCGTATGAGCACTGATGCGTCGGCGGATTCCTGCGGACAGTGTCACAGCGCCGGGGCTAGTCCAACAATACGCGCAGTGCGCGCCGCTTTCCTGGGTACCGATCTGAGCAACGAACATCCTGTCAACATGGCTTATGACGATACAATTAATACAGGTCTGAACCCCGTTGGCAATGTCACCGCCGCTGGCTTGAAGCTTTATAACGGAAAAGTCGAATGCGCGACGTGCCACGACCCGCATAATGCCAATATCGGGGTTTTTTTGCGGATGACAAATGCTCAAAGTGCCTTGTGCACAACTTGTCATCTCAAGTAA
- a CDS encoding tetratricopeptide repeat protein yields the protein MKLSVFAIFLLGASLVTAFPVYGASGLFDQGRVMVENARLSDAEEMLRQWLSTHPEDQEARFLLARILAWQEKHTEALEQYSHLLENDPENGDYITGRAMSAPPESQNPPGR from the coding sequence ATGAAACTTTCAGTATTCGCCATTTTTTTGCTCGGAGCTAGCCTGGTTACCGCATTCCCGGTGTATGGCGCTTCCGGATTATTCGACCAGGGCCGGGTGATGGTTGAGAATGCCCGCCTGAGCGATGCAGAGGAAATGTTGCGGCAATGGCTGTCCACTCATCCGGAGGACCAGGAAGCCCGCTTCCTGTTGGCGCGCATACTCGCTTGGCAGGAAAAACACACCGAGGCGCTGGAGCAATACAGTCACTTGCTGGAAAATGACCCTGAAAACGGGGATTACATCACAGGCAGGGCCATGTCAGCACCCCCTGAATCTCAAAATCCTCCCGGGCGATAG
- a CDS encoding DUF3330 domain-containing protein gives MENITHEGARVVSCMNDDVCEIVQCEVCMTEIPASVAQSVEGTDYVHHFCGLECLGLWRAKDEHIR, from the coding sequence ATGGAAAATATTACTCATGAGGGTGCGCGTGTGGTGTCCTGCATGAATGATGATGTGTGCGAAATTGTGCAGTGCGAGGTATGCATGACCGAGATCCCGGCCAGCGTAGCGCAGAGTGTCGAGGGAACTGATTATGTGCATCATTTTTGCGGACTCGAATGCCTCGGGCTGTGGCGTGCAAAAGACGAACACATCCGGTAG
- a CDS encoding NAD(P)H-hydrate dehydratase → MLVAGLTHSQPLFRGHEFRLIEQAAAMPPSTPALMERAGKAASELATQLLGNGYKVLVLAGPGNNGGDALVAARFLREQGYRVTVVLSGEPARLPLDAAAALLAWREGEDADEVLSAIPSNGRWDLVIDGLFGIGLERDLDEKYLDLVKQVNRMKTPVLSLDIPSGLDNETGQPFRAAVRADHTLTFIGLKPGLFTAYGPDFCGQIYLDTLDLPTRLLPAAKGQLIGAEDVSSYLKPRPRNSHKGMQGSVGVLGGAESMTGAAILAGRAALLLGAGRVYAGLLAGNAPAVDLLQPELMLHSSDALFQMDLDCLIIGPGMGQSAQALGYLQQALQSDFKLIIDADALTLLGAHAELQNQLKIRKAASILTPHPTEAGRLLGCSNHEIQQDRIGSAQVLASRLNSLIVLKGAGTVCAFPDETWHINPTGNPGLSSAGMGDILCGMIGTLLAQRLSAEKATLLAVYLHGLAADELVKKGTGPIGLTASEVAVMARSLLNRWVYP, encoded by the coding sequence ATGCTCGTTGCAGGATTGACCCATAGCCAACCCCTTTTTCGCGGCCACGAATTCCGCCTCATCGAACAGGCAGCCGCGATGCCCCCCTCCACCCCGGCTCTTATGGAGCGCGCCGGAAAGGCAGCATCAGAATTGGCAACACAACTATTAGGCAATGGCTATAAAGTATTAGTTCTCGCCGGCCCTGGAAATAATGGTGGTGATGCCCTGGTGGCAGCGCGCTTCCTGCGAGAGCAAGGCTACCGGGTAACCGTGGTTTTGTCAGGTGAGCCTGCCAGACTGCCATTGGATGCCGCAGCGGCGCTTCTGGCCTGGCGCGAGGGTGAGGATGCAGATGAAGTGTTATCCGCCATTCCCTCAAACGGGCGCTGGGATCTTGTGATTGACGGCCTGTTCGGCATCGGCCTGGAGCGGGATCTCGATGAAAAATATCTCGATCTGGTAAAGCAGGTCAACCGGATGAAAACGCCAGTTCTGTCACTCGACATTCCCAGCGGTCTCGACAACGAAACTGGTCAGCCATTTCGAGCTGCCGTGCGGGCTGATCACACTCTTACCTTTATCGGCCTCAAGCCCGGACTCTTCACCGCCTATGGCCCGGATTTTTGCGGCCAGATTTACCTCGATACCCTGGATTTGCCCACTAGATTGCTGCCAGCCGCCAAAGGACAGTTGATCGGAGCAGAGGATGTATCAAGCTATCTCAAGCCGCGCCCGCGCAACAGCCATAAGGGCATGCAGGGAAGCGTCGGCGTGCTGGGCGGCGCCGAATCCATGACCGGCGCTGCCATTCTGGCCGGCAGGGCCGCGCTCCTGCTGGGTGCGGGCCGAGTATACGCTGGCCTGCTGGCAGGGAACGCCCCCGCTGTTGATCTGTTACAGCCTGAACTGATGCTGCACAGTTCTGATGCGTTGTTTCAGATGGATTTGGACTGCCTTATCATCGGCCCTGGAATGGGGCAGTCGGCACAGGCGCTTGGCTATCTTCAGCAGGCGCTGCAAAGCGATTTCAAGCTGATCATTGATGCTGACGCCCTGACACTGCTTGGCGCCCATGCTGAATTACAGAATCAACTTAAAATCCGCAAAGCCGCGAGCATTCTCACCCCTCACCCCACTGAGGCCGGTCGGCTGTTGGGTTGCAGCAACCACGAAATCCAGCAGGATCGTATCGGTTCAGCCCAGGTATTGGCCAGCCGCCTCAACAGTCTGATCGTGCTCAAGGGAGCTGGCACGGTGTGCGCTTTTCCTGACGAAACCTGGCATATCAATCCGACTGGCAATCCGGGCCTGAGTAGCGCCGGCATGGGAGACATTCTGTGCGGCATGATCGGCACCCTTCTGGCGCAGCGCCTTTCCGCCGAAAAAGCCACGCTTCTGGCGGTTTATCTTCATGGCCTGGCTGCGGACGAACTGGTAAAAAAAGGCACGGGCCCTATAGGTTTAACCGCATCTGAAGTGGCCGTAATGGCACGTAGCCTGCTTAACCGGTGGGTATATCCATAA
- a CDS encoding L,D-transpeptidase yields MLKIRIDTEKQTLELLDESRLVRRYPVSTAINGVGEVSGSFCTPRGRHVVRARIGAGLPENTVFVRRRPSGEIYSEELGRQFPERDWILARILWLSGCEPGFNRLGEVDTMRRYIYIHGTPHEDAIGRPASHGCVRMRMRDMVELFELVPAGTRVEVV; encoded by the coding sequence TTGCTCAAAATCAGAATCGACACAGAAAAACAGACGCTTGAATTGCTGGATGAATCCCGGCTGGTCAGGCGCTATCCGGTTTCTACCGCAATAAATGGGGTAGGGGAGGTATCTGGCAGTTTTTGCACCCCGCGCGGCAGGCATGTAGTGCGTGCCAGGATCGGTGCGGGCCTGCCGGAAAATACCGTGTTCGTGCGCCGTCGCCCCTCGGGTGAGATTTATAGCGAGGAACTGGGACGGCAATTTCCCGAGCGGGACTGGATATTAGCCCGAATTCTCTGGCTTTCCGGTTGTGAACCCGGTTTCAATCGCCTGGGTGAGGTCGATACGATGCGACGCTACATTTACATCCACGGCACGCCACACGAGGATGCCATAGGCAGACCGGCTTCCCACGGCTGCGTAAGAATGCGAATGCGGGATATGGTTGAGTTGTTTGAGCTGGTGCCCGCAGGGACGCGGGTAGAGGTTGTGTAA
- a CDS encoding autotransporter assembly complex family protein: MASRLKPPPSVAAAALCKRWPGFALFMALAIAVTALSGLPAEAQEIPDASDKRPVVLTSPETVREFLKTHFEIPALPLQDETERATFLRRAQLEIGELLATEGYFTPKISLRPATDIEASTLEVMPGQRTLVSAVNIEFRGSITSGTPGQQALIERLRAGWRLPAGKPFRSPDWEEAKSALLARVSRREYAAARIEESRAEVDPVGANARLSLVLDSGPAFRFGELVISGLERYDETLITRHASFRAGDPYHQDKLLEFQARLQSLPHLNSVIVGIETDPALHEAVPVQIMLREAKTRHVSFGAGYSSNNGARGEMTYRDYNLLDHAWNLGSGLRLEQNRQRLFATIDTLPNTIGYRLSWGARIEKTDIQGLETANHALSVARSRTQGQIETWLGINWQREQRKPEDGIQESNQALVPEWRWIRRTVNNPLYPRRGDVTEVRIGGASQRLLSDQDFLRTLLRYQVWWPIGKRDTLSLRGEAGFTAAPSRFGIPQEYLFRAGGSQSVRGYPYQSLGMQEGSAVVGGRVLTSGSLEYTHWFSRDWGAALFIDSGGAADTWRDLRPSTGYGAGARWRSPAGPLALDLAWGQEAEALRLHFSLAVAF, translated from the coding sequence ATGGCAAGCAGGCTGAAACCCCCGCCATCGGTGGCGGCTGCAGCCCTCTGCAAGCGCTGGCCGGGTTTTGCACTGTTCATGGCGCTTGCTATCGCCGTTACTGCACTGAGCGGCCTACCAGCTGAGGCACAGGAGATTCCCGATGCCAGTGACAAACGCCCTGTTGTTCTGACCTCTCCCGAGACAGTACGAGAATTTCTGAAGACCCATTTCGAAATACCCGCCTTACCCCTGCAGGATGAGACTGAGCGTGCCACCTTCCTGCGCCGGGCGCAGCTGGAGATCGGCGAGCTGTTGGCAACCGAGGGCTATTTCACGCCAAAAATAAGCTTGCGCCCTGCCACAGACATTGAAGCGTCTACGCTGGAAGTCATGCCAGGCCAGCGCACGCTGGTAAGTGCGGTCAACATCGAATTCCGCGGCTCCATCACCAGCGGTACGCCTGGGCAGCAAGCCCTGATCGAGCGCTTGCGGGCGGGCTGGCGCTTGCCTGCGGGCAAACCCTTCCGCAGCCCTGACTGGGAAGAAGCCAAGTCTGCCCTGCTGGCCAGAGTCTCGCGCAGGGAGTATGCCGCGGCACGCATCGAAGAAAGCCGGGCAGAAGTTGACCCCGTTGGCGCAAATGCCAGATTGTCTCTGGTACTGGATTCTGGGCCAGCCTTTCGCTTTGGCGAACTGGTAATAAGCGGTCTTGAGCGTTACGACGAAACGCTAATAACACGTCATGCGTCATTTCGTGCCGGCGACCCTTACCACCAGGACAAACTGCTCGAATTTCAGGCCCGCTTGCAAAGCCTGCCACACCTTAATTCGGTCATTGTCGGCATCGAAACGGACCCCGCCCTGCACGAAGCAGTACCGGTACAGATCATGCTCAGAGAGGCCAAGACGCGCCATGTTTCATTCGGAGCCGGCTACAGCTCCAACAACGGCGCTCGGGGAGAGATGACATACCGTGATTACAACCTGCTCGACCACGCCTGGAATCTGGGCAGCGGACTGCGCCTGGAACAGAATCGCCAGAGGCTGTTCGCCACCATCGACACGTTGCCCAACACCATCGGCTACCGCCTTTCCTGGGGCGCACGTATCGAAAAAACCGACATTCAGGGGCTGGAAACCGCAAACCATGCGCTGAGCGTGGCACGTAGCCGCACACAGGGGCAGATTGAAACGTGGCTCGGGATCAACTGGCAGCGGGAACAGCGCAAACCGGAAGACGGCATCCAGGAAAGCAATCAGGCACTGGTACCGGAGTGGCGCTGGATTCGCCGCACAGTGAACAACCCGCTCTACCCGCGTCGCGGCGATGTAACTGAAGTGCGTATTGGCGGCGCCAGCCAGCGGCTGCTTTCGGACCAGGATTTCCTTCGCACCCTGCTGCGCTATCAGGTCTGGTGGCCGATAGGTAAACGCGACACCCTGTCGCTACGCGGCGAGGCTGGTTTTACCGCAGCTCCATCGCGCTTCGGCATTCCCCAGGAATACCTGTTCCGCGCTGGCGGCTCTCAATCTGTGCGCGGATATCCCTACCAGAGCCTGGGTATGCAAGAAGGTTCCGCCGTGGTGGGTGGGCGCGTGCTGACTAGCGGCAGTCTCGAATACACCCATTGGTTCAGCCGCGACTGGGGTGCCGCACTGTTCATCGATTCCGGCGGCGCTGCCGACACCTGGCGCGACTTGCGCCCGTCTACAGGCTATGGCGCCGGCGCGCGCTGGCGCAGTCCGGCCGGCCCGCTGGCGCTGGATCTGGCCTGGGGGCAGGAGGCTGAAGCCTTGCGGCTGCACTTTTCACTCGCTGTGGCCTTCTGA